The following DNA comes from Corynebacterium urogenitale.
CATACCAACCACTTTAGAAAAATTGCAATTCGTGCAAAAGAGGCTGATGGCCGCTATAGGCAGATTGCAACTTGCATAAACAGAGGGTGGTGACCCCCTACACATTGACGGCGACGCTAAAGGTATGTTCCCGCTGATAGCTCTTGAAAGGCCAGGTGGCGGATCTGACCTTCCAGCGAAGCGTTACGTCGATTCTCCCGCCGAGAGCAACTCCGGGTAGCACAACCTGTATTGTGCCCGTACCTCCCTTTTTGATGAGTCCGAGCGAGTAACTAGCTCCGTTGATGACGGCTACGGTGTTCCGCGAGTTGATGCGCTTGTGGTTATTCGCAATGGTGAGTGTGGCACGGCTGACAGCACGCTCGACGCCTTCGCTAGTGGTGAGGGTGACTTCAAAGAGTTTCTGCGGGTCACCCTTCTTACGCTCGCGATTGAGCTCTTCAAGAGTGTCGAAGAAAACATCGCCGATCAAGTCACTGATGAAGTCGAGAATCATTCTTGGGATTCTAACTAATCGCCGCCAGGCGAGTACCGCTTCCGCACAAAAGCAAATCCGTCATCAACGGCTCCTACGCGGATCGGAAGAGGGGCAGCTGTCCGGACTCAGTCAGCTCCGGTCGATACTCCGGCTGAGTCTCCGCCTGCACCTCCGGTCGTGGCTTCTGGTCCGGGGAGCCAACACCGAGTTCCCCAACTGGCAGTGAAGCGAGATTAGCGCGTTGAGGAGCGTCGAAGGTCAAAGCTTTTTCCCACCGCTTCTCGCTATGGATGAGTCCCCACAACCGATTCGCCACCGTGAGCACCTTGTCCATCTGAGCGCCATACGGCAGCTCACCTTCACTGGTCGCCCCGCCGGTGTGCAGCTTGATGTAGTCCTCGCTGCGGTCCACTATGCCCAGCCAACGGCCAACGATCTGCGCCGCATGCTCCGCCTCGAACTCCTTCGCAGCGTGCGACAGCTTTACGCGCGCCCACTGGTGGCCTGTCCAGTCCCTTTCCGGCTCCACATTCAGCGGCCCGCAATGCCCGAGCAGCACGTGTGCGTATTCATGAAGCAAGGTCTTGACCCGCTCTGCCTCACTTGCCCTCTTCGCGACAGTCACGAGGAACATCTGTTTGTGCTCTTTTCTGCGACCCGCGCGCTCACTGATGACAGACGGCAGATCCCCCACGGCCATCCTTCGCGCCCTTCCTGCAAGACCTCGCCCGTAATCGCGATCCTCTGCACGGATTCCCACGTAGCGACCCATATCCATGAGGTGCTGGGCGAGGCCGTCAATGCTGCGAGTGGGGTACGCTTTCATGAAGATCGCATCCAAATCCACTGCGATCTCTTCCTCGCCAGGCATAGGCATCGTATCCCTGTATTCGAACACCGCTGCTGCCGGTCCGCGAGTCCACATAATGATGAGTGGCGTGGCGTCGGGCGCTATACGACGGCCGAGCTGCGCCCACCGTTGGGCAGTCAGGCACGGCCCCGCCTCAGGGCGCTGAATATACGCCATGGCCACATTGAACGGCGCGGCCCACCGGTTCGTTCGCACGTAGCGGATGATGCGATTCCACATATCCAGCTGGGCCGCAGGAGTTGGCTGGAGACTGATGAATTCCTGGAGGAGGCTGCCTTGAATACTTGGTTGCGCGATGTCCGGTGAGAGTTCGGCATAACCGCCATGATTGGTGGCTGACTGTACAGAGTGTGGTGTGTGTTGTGTGGTCATGATCCACACTCTAGAAAGTGGGTGAGACAGCGACTGGCAAAACCTAACCCAATAATCGAACGGCAGATCGATGCGACGCTCTGCCCTCCAGGCGCACTATAGGGCACTGAAAGCGCACCTTAGGCCAGGACTTAAGCCAAGACAGCGTAGGCAATTAGCGCGTCGATGCGCCGCACGTCGATGTCGCGCCCGACCTTGATCTTTACCTTCCCCGAGCGAGTCCACAGCTCAATTTCAGCGTTGAAATCCAGCGTGCCGGCATTCTCGGAAGACCACATATTGATCGTGGAATAAGGAATGGAGTAGACCTCGATCTTCTTGCCGCGGATGCCCTGAGCATCGCGCACAATCAAGCGCTTGTTGGTGAAAACCGCGCTGTCGCGGAAAGTCTTGAAAGCGGCTTGTGGCTGCTCACCCGGCACGAGCACCCGCCCGATGTCTTCGGGAACCGGTACTTCGTTGATGAAGGTGAACTCGGTGATGGATGAAACCTCAGTCATGCTTCGAATTCCTTCCTGCAAACATTTTCAACTGCATTCTTCCCCCAAGCCCTACCCTTGACCAGCTCGTGCTGCAACCGCCGGCGTCACAACCGCCATCTCCCGCTCCAACCAACGCCCGCCCCCTACTACTAACGCTCGCCCCCTACTAACGCCCGCCCCCAACCGGCATACAACACCCAACCGCCGCACAATCTCCTATCGACGCACCCCAGGTAAACGCCCCTGAGTTGATAAATTTACCAACACGTCATTCGTTCGGTAAATTTACCAAGACTCCCGGGAGTTGGTAAATTTACCATCATGCGTATTCCGCTAGACTCCCCTTTCAGCCCCGGCTCCGACAATGTCCCGCAAGTCTGGGCGGGTCGAACGCGACAACTCAACGACTGGAGCACAGTGCTCCGACCACGCAGGCTTGCGGGAATACCCGAACGCGGGCGCACGATCCTCGGCGAGGCGGGCCTAGGAAAATCCTCACTCGTCCGCAGAATCGCCGCAGATGCCGCATCCCGAGGCGATTGGGTCACTCCTCAGCTGCGCATCCCCTCCGGATCCGACCCGCTCAAGCGCGTGGCCTCCGCTCTCCTTGAGGTCGCGAGAACGGCGGGACTGCCGACGTCGCGCAACAAAAAGGTCGGCGAGTTGATGAGCCGGGTAGAAACCGTCGCCGCTGCGGGTATATCCCTGACCTTGCGGGAGCACGACGGGCCCGAACCATATTCGACTCTCACCGAGCTGCTGCTGGAGTTGGGCCGAGCGGCCCTGCGTTCAGGGGATGTCGTGGTGCTGATTCACATCGACGAGGTGCAGAACATCAGCTCAAAAGATGCGCTTTCCCAGCTCCTTATCGCTCTGGGCGACGCGATCACACATGAGGAGGAAATCGAGGCGCCCGGTGGTTACGTGGTGCGCCGGGCTCTTCCCATCGCTGTATACCTCACTGGACTGCCCGAGTTCGCCGCGAGGGCCGGGGCTGCCAAAGGCGCAACCTTCGCGCGGCGTTTCCAAACCACCACGCTTAAGCCAATTGAACACACGGAAGTCCTCGAAGCACTTCAGCCATTCGTGATCAATGGTTGGGATGTCAGCGATGGGCAGGGCAGTACTGAAAAGATTCGCATGACACCGGAGGCCCAGGATC
Coding sequences within:
- a CDS encoding PH domain-containing protein, whose amino-acid sequence is MTEVSSITEFTFINEVPVPEDIGRVLVPGEQPQAAFKTFRDSAVFTNKRLIVRDAQGIRGKKIEVYSIPYSTINMWSSENAGTLDFNAEIELWTRSGKVKIKVGRDIDVRRIDALIAYAVLA
- a CDS encoding AAA family ATPase, producing the protein MRIPLDSPFSPGSDNVPQVWAGRTRQLNDWSTVLRPRRLAGIPERGRTILGEAGLGKSSLVRRIAADAASRGDWVTPQLRIPSGSDPLKRVASALLEVARTAGLPTSRNKKVGELMSRVETVAAAGISLTLREHDGPEPYSTLTELLLELGRAALRSGDVVVLIHIDEVQNISSKDALSQLLIALGDAITHEEEIEAPGGYVVRRALPIAVYLTGLPEFAARAGAAKGATFARRFQTTTLKPIEHTEVLEALQPFVINGWDVSDGQGSTEKIRMTPEAQDQIAMLCCGEPFLFQLAGEQAWYASTEPVITREHVLTGWKHGADEAAVHVQRILDRLPSKELDFLEAMAGLEPEQRTLTNIAATAGFAKTSQAGSISRRLDTERGIISRGRNYTFRHRAVGAYLTSEWPDVFPD